In a single window of the Papaver somniferum cultivar HN1 chromosome 8, ASM357369v1, whole genome shotgun sequence genome:
- the LOC113304239 gene encoding tripeptidyl-peptidase 2-like: protein MPLNCSKEVDNGALSSFKLNESTFLASLMPKKEIGADRFIESNPKFDGRGALIAIFDSGVDPAAAGLQVTSDGKPKILDVLDCTGSGDVDTSKVVKADEDGVIVGASGASLVVNSSWKNPIGDWHVGCKMVYELFTDTLTSRLKKERKKKWDEKNQEAIAEAVKQLQEFDQKYVKVEDSNLKRTQEDLQSRVDYLRKQGDSYDDRGPVIDAVVWNDGDVWRVALDTQSLEDDQELGKLANFSPLTNYRTERKFGIFSKLDACSFVTNVYDEGKILSIVTDCSPHGTHVAGIATAFHPKEPLLNGVAPGAQLISCKIGDARLGSMETGTGLSRALIAAVEHKCDLINMSYGEDTLLPDYGRFIDLVNEAVNKHRLIFISSAGNSGPALNTVGAPGGTTSSIIGVGAYVSPAMAAGAHCVVEPPAEGLEYTWSSRGPTADGDLGVCISAPGGAVAPVPTWTLQRRMLMNGTSMASPSACGGVALLISAMKAEGITVSPYTVRRALENTANPVGGHPEDKLSTGQGLMQVDKAFEYIQQSRNTPCVRYQITINQSGKTTPKSRGIYLREASACQKATEWTVQVEPMFHEDASNLEQLVPFEECLQLHATEKDIIQAPEYLLLTNNGRTFNVVVDPTNLKDGVHYFELYGVDCKAPSRGPLFRVPITITKPIVLTDKTPLVTFSGMRFVPGHIERRFIEVPRGANWVEATMRTSGFDTARRFFIDTLQICPLERPIKWESVVTFSSPSAKSFSFSVEGGQTMELAVAQFWSSGIGSQEITIADFEIEFHGISINKEAVVLDGSDAPVRVDAIALLSCEKLVPAATLNKIRIPCRPSEAKFCTLPTDRDKLVSGKQILALTLTYKFKLDDGAEIKPVVPLLNGRVYDTKFESQFYMISDSNKRVYATGDVYPKSVKLPKGDYNLQLYLRHDNVQYLEKMKQLVLFIEKKMEEKDFIRLSFYSQPDGPVMGNGSFKSSDLVPGTLEAFYVAPPTKDKLPKSCPAGSVLLGAISYNKPSPKGKQIVSYEVSFVVPPTKVDEKPKDSSSSMCTKTVLERLTEEVRDAKVSFLGSVKHGTEEARCQWNELTASLKSDYPNYTPLLSKIMECLLSESKEDKIVYNEELIDAANEVVDSVDKDELLKFFSVNYDPEDDKAEAMKKKMEATRDQLVEALYQKGLSLYEIDSLKGGKAVKSGSGMEGFYVVDKSTTDYASDSSDKQEDLFEKNFKELKRWVDVKPTSKYGKLLVLHESRLGRLGTALKVVSEVIQNDDSPPKKQLYDMKISLLEEIGWDHLASYEKQWMHIRFPPSLPLF from the exons ATGCCGTTGAATTGCTCTAAAGAAGTAGATAACGGAGCATTAAGTTCCTTTAAACTCAACGAATCTACTTTCTTAGCTTCTTTGATGCCGAAGAAAGAAATCGGTGCTGACCGATTCATTGAATCTAACCCTAAATTTGATGGACGCGGTGCTCTCATTGCTATCTTTG attctGGTGTTGATCCAGCTGCGGCTGGTTTACAAGTTACTTCAGATGGGAAACCGAAGATTCTTGATGTTCTTGATTG TACAGGGAGTGGTGATGTTGATACCTCGAAAGTGGTTAAAGCCGATGAAGATGGTGTTATTGTGGGAGCTTCAG GAGCATCTTTGGTTGTTAATTCTTCATGGAAGAATCCTATTGGGGACTGGCATGTTGGTTGTAAAATGGTTTATGAGCTTTTCACGGATACTTTGACTTCTCGGTTAAAG aaagaaaggaagaagaaatggGATGAGAAAAACCAGGAAGCAATTGCTGAAGCTGTAAAGCAACTCCAAGAATTTGACCAG AAGTATGTTAAAGTGGAGGACAGCAACTTAAAAAGAACTCAAGAAGACCTTCAAAGTAGAGTTGATTATCTTCGTAAACAAGGCGAT AGCTACGATGATAGGGGACCTGTTATTGATGCTGTTGTGTGGAATGATGGTGATGTATGGAGGGTGGCTCTAGACACCCAGAGCCTTGAGGATGACCAGGAGCTTGGGAAACTAGCAAATTTCTCTCCTCTAACAAATTACAG GACAGAACGAAAATTTGGTATATTTAGCAAGCTGGATGCTTGCTCATTTGTCACCAATGTATACGATGAAGGAAAGATCTTGAGTATAGTAACTGATTGTTCCCCTCATGGCACTCATGTTGCTGGCATTGCAACTGCTTTCCACCCCAAG GAACCTTTGCTGAACGGAGTAGCGCCAGGTGCACAACTGATATCTTGTAAAATTGGTGATGCACGCTTAGGTTCTATGGAAACTGGAACTGGTTTAAGTCGAGCTCTGATAGCTGCAGTGGAG CACAAATGCGATCTGATCAACATGAGTTATGGAGAGGATACACTGTTACCAGATTATGGGCGCTTTATTGACCTTGTAAATGAG GCTGTCAACAAACATCGACTGATATTTATCAGCAGTGCTGGTAATAGTGGACCTGCCTTGAATACTGTCGGTGCTCCAGGTGGCACTACTTCAAGCATAATTGGTGTTGGTGCATATGTCTCTCCTGCCATGGCCGCTGGGGCTCATTGTGTAGTTGAACCTCCAGCTGAAGGACTTGAATACACCTG GTCTAGCAGAGGCCCTACAGCTGACGGCGATCTTGGTGTATGTATAAGTGCTCCTGGTGGGGCAGTGGCTCCTGTCCCTACTTGGACTCTTCAACGCCGCATGCTTATGAATGGAACTTCCATGGCTTCACCATCTGCTTGTGGAGGAGTCGCGTTACTGATCAGTGCAATGAAG GCTGAAGGTATTACTGTGAGTCCATACACTGTGCGAAGAGCACTTGAAAATACCGCCAATCCTGTAGGTGGTCATCCAGAAGATAAATTATCTACCGGACAAGGGCTAATGCAAGTTGACAA GGCTTTTGAGTATATTCAACAGTCTAGGAACACTCCATGTGTTCGGTATCAAATAACAATCAACCAGTCTGGCAAAACAA CACCTAAATCACGAGGCATTTATTTGAGGGAAGCTAGTGCTTGCCAAAAAGCTACCGAG TGGACCGTTCAAGTGGAACCGATGTTTCATGAAGATGCAAGTAACTTGGAGCAACTGGTTCCTTTTGAGGAGTGTCTACAGTTGCACGCTACtgaaaaagatattatccagGCTCCGGAGTATCTTCTTCTTACTAACAATGGGCGAACCTTCAA CGTTGTGGTTGATCCTACCAATCTGAAGGACGGTGTACATTATTTTGAACTCTACGGAGTAGATTGCAAAGCACCATCGCGTGGTCCTCTTTTCAGGGTTCCGATAACTATAACAAAGCCTATTGTTTTGACAGATAAAACTCCACTGGTTACATTTTCAGGGATGAGATTTGTTCCAG GTCATATTGAGAGGAGATTTATTGAGGTACCACGTGGTGCTAATTGGGTTGAGGCGACGATGCGAACTTCAGGTTTTGATACTGCTAGGAGATTTTTTATTGACACTCTTCAG ATTTGCCCCCTCGAGAGACCTATCAAGTGGGAAAGTGTTGTGACATTCTCATCTCCTTCTGCTAAAAGCTTTTCGTTCTCCGTGGAAGGTGGTCAGACAATGGAATTAGCTGTAGCTCAATTTTGGTCAAGTGGCATAGGAAGTCAAGAAATAACTATTGCTGATTTTGAG ATTGAATTCCATGGGATAAGTATCAATAAAGAAGCCGTGGTTCTTGATGGAAGTGATGCACCTGTTAGAGTTGATGCCATAGCTCTCTTATCATGTGAAAAACTTGTACCTGCTGCCACTCTTAACAAG ATCAGGATCCCATGTCGTCCTTCTGAAGCTAAATTTTGCACTCTTCCTACGGATCGGGATAAGTTAGTTTCGGGAAAGCAAATCCTTGCACTAACATTAAC TTACAAGTTCAAATTGGATGATGGAGCTGAAATAAAGCCTGTTGTACCTTTACTTAACGGTCGTGTATATGATACAAAATTTGAATCCCAGTTTTATATGATTTCAGACTCAAACAAG CGTGTCTATGCAACAGGCGATGTCTACCCAAAATCTGTAAAACTTCCTAAGGGTGATTACAATCTACAGCTATATTTAAG GCATGATAATGTACAATACttagagaagatgaagcagtTGGTCTTATTCATCgagaaaaaaatggaagaaaag GACTTCATCCgcttgagtttttactctcaacCTGACGGTCCAGTGATGGGTAATGGTAGCTTTAAATCCTCAGATTTAGTACCTGG GACACTTGAAGCATTTTATGTGGCCCCACCGACTAAGGACAAACTTCCAAAG AGCTGTCCAGCAGGATCTGTGTTGCTTGGAGCAATTTCATATAATAAGCCATCTCCAAAGGGGAAGCAGATTGTATCATATGAAGTTTCATTTGTAGTTCCACCAACTAAG GTGGATGAGAAGCCaaaagattcttcttcttcaatgtgcACCAAGACTGTGCTTGAGCGTCTAACAGAAGAG GTTCGTGATGCAAAGGTGAGCTTTTTGGGAAGCGTAAAACATGGGACTGAAGAAGCACGATGCCAATGGAACGAGTTAACTGCAAGTCTCAAG TCGGATTACCCAAATTACACTCCACTACTTTCTAAAATCATGGAGTGTTTGCTTTCTGAAAGTAAGGAAGATAAGATCGTCTACAATGAGGAG CTAATAGATGCAGCAAATGAGGTTGTTGATAGTGTTGACAAAGATGAATTATTGAAGTTCTTCTCGGTGAACTATGATCCTGAAGATGACAAGGCAGAG GCAATGAAAAAGAAGATGGAAGCAACACGAGACCAGTTGGTAGAAGCATTATACCAAAAAGGATTATCGCTTTATGAGATCGACTCCCTCAAG gGTGGGAAGGCGGTAAAAAGCGGGTCTGGTATGGAAGGTTTTTATGTGGTGGATAAGTCAACGACGGACTATGCTTCTGACTCCAGTGACAAACAGGAAGATTTGTTTGAAAAGAATTTCAAAGAATTGAAGAGATGGGTGGATGTAAAGCCCACATCCAAGTACGGAAAGCTCTTAGTGTTGCATGAAAGTCGCCTTGGAAGGCTTGGGACAGCTTTGAAG GTGGTAAGTGAAGTGATTCAAAATGATGATAGTCCTCCAAAGAAGCAGCTGTATGACATGAAGATATCATTGCTGGAAGAGATAGGATGGGATCATCTGGCTTCCTACGAGAAGCAGTGGATGCATATACGGTTCCCTCCCAGCTTGCCTCTGTTTTAG
- the LOC113304936 gene encoding uncharacterized protein LOC113304936, protein MSKPSRMKHPTNRNYSSDNNPGIVEAIRNKTKEVLEEQEASRIAKEEEMGNKSKPKKKYKRKHDLVTPKPLRPRREDGKNLNASHRNRRGTRSKAKGISINDPPPQAEQPTHEKYDSETPTEQEGGHKQVEEEESDEEQSGAKEGGEEESDESSSDEEVNEEQSGGKEEQVQEEVQGGEVQQQVQGRDAQEQGKKDGKKKDGPKKKKGDHMPDPEKTFLRGPNDPVYGLPGDGGQMLWGYKDILAAVVFHTIDHKDVVRFMKPGTSVRLIPAVKNLDLGYDIPLCSSFDERYYGDTYTLHLPFGEMTITPRDAQLITGLSIEGNAVKHKGIRVGHLITQAMLEIMEGKNVKANEKIIDELNSLEDVEVCAKFGELEEEDEEPRKERKR, encoded by the exons atgtctAAACCATCAAGAATGAAACATCCTACTAACAGGAATTATTCTAGTGATAACAATCCCGGAATTGTTGAAGCGATTCGCAATAAAACGAAGGAAGTGCTCGAGGAACAAGAAGCGTCTCGTATCGCAAAAGAGgaggaaatgg GCAACAAAAGCAAGCCGAAAAAGAAATATAAGCGGAAACATGACCTTGTTACTCCTAAGCCTTTGCGACCTCGTCGAGAAGACGGtaaaaatttgaatgcttcccaccGAAACCGAAGGGGCACGAGGAGTAAAGCCAAGGGGATCagcatcaatgacccaccacctcaagcggagcaaCCAACACATGAAAAATATGATTCCGAAACACCTACTGAACAAGAAGGTGGTCACAaacaagttgaagaagaagaaagtgatgaggaaCAAAGTGGTGCcaaggaaggtggtgaagaagaaagtgatgagagttcAAGTGATGAGGAAGTTAATGAGGAACaaagtggtggcaaggaag AACAAGTGCAAGAAGAAGTCCAAGGAGGAGAAGTTCAACAACAAGTACAAGGAAGGGACGCTCAAGAACAAGGTAAGAAAGATGGTAAGAAGAAAGATggcccaaagaagaagaaaggtgaccATATGCCTGACCCGGAGAAGACGTTTCTTCGCGGCCCTAATGATCCCGTTTACGGGTTACCCGGTGATGGAGGACAGATGTTATGGGGATACAAAGACATTTTGGCCGCCGTCGTTTTCCATACAATA gatcacaaggatgTTGTTCGTTTTATGAAGCCAGGAACGTCAGTGA GGTTGATACCTGCGGTCAAGAATTTGGACCTTGGTTACGACATACCTCTTTGTTCCTCCTTTGACGAGAGATATTACGGGGATACATATACTTTGCATCTTCCATTTGGAGAAATGACAATAACTCCACGTGATGCGCAGCTCATTACCGGGCTAAGCATAGAAGGTAATGCCGTGAAGCACAAAGG aaTACGAGTCGGGCACTTGATAACCCAAGCAATGCTAGAAATCATGGAAGGGAAAAATGTGAAGGCCAATGAAAAGataattgatgaattgaacagtcTCGAAGATGTGGAAGTTTGTGCAAAGTTTGGGGAGCtggaggaggaggatgaggagcCAAGGAAGGAAAGGAAGAGATAG